In Juglans microcarpa x Juglans regia isolate MS1-56 chromosome 8D, Jm3101_v1.0, whole genome shotgun sequence, the following are encoded in one genomic region:
- the LOC121242251 gene encoding LOW QUALITY PROTEIN: uncharacterized protein LOC121242251 (The sequence of the model RefSeq protein was modified relative to this genomic sequence to represent the inferred CDS: inserted 1 base in 1 codon), with translation SIKMKIPPFQGRTDPEVYLEWDKKIELVFDCHNYSEEKKVKLAVIEFTDYAIIWWDQLVTNRRRNYERPIETWGELKALMRRRFVPSHYYRDLYQKLQNLTQGSRSVEDYHKEMEVVMIRANVEEDREATMARFLSGLNRDIANVIELQHYVEIEDMVHMAMKVERQLKRKGTARYTSVSSTTWKSKWDRNDPGEAKRKTEPPKGKDEGTSNKPKVESQPSRNRDIKCFKCLGSGHIASQCPNRRVKIMRDNGEVMTESEDDSDEVPELDDASDDDGVVYPVTGESLVARRALNAHIKVDDAEQQRENIFHTRCHVNNKVCSMIIDGGSCTNVASTTLVEKLNLPTLKHSRPYKLQWLNDCGEVRVDKQVLVTFSIGKYQDEVLCDVVPMHAGHILLGRPWQYDRREFEDVFPDEMPNELPPIRGIEHQIDFVPGAAIPNRPAYRSNSEETKELQRQVEDLMSRGYVRESMSPCAVPVLLVPKKDGTWRYVVSTKGIEVDEEKVKAIKEWPTPKSITEVRSFHGLASFYRRFVKDFSTITAPLTEVIKKNVGFHWXANQENAFATIKERLCSAPVLALPDFNKAFEIECDASGIGIGAVLMQDRRPIAFFSEKLSGASLNYPTYDKELYALVRALETWQHYLWPREFVIHTDHESLKHLKGQGKLNKRHARWMEYIETFPYVIRYKQDKENIVADALSRRYHDGYLFKESKLCLPNCSMRELLVREAHGGGLMGHFGVKKTLDILHEHFFWPKMKRDVNRICGRCITCRKAKSKVLPHGLYTPLPVPSEPWVDISMDFVLGLPRTKRGRDSIFVVVDRFSKMAHFIPCHKTDDATNITDLFFREIVRLHGVPKSIVSDRDVKFLSYFWKVLWGKLGTKLLFSTTCHPQTDGQTEVVNRTLTQLLRTVVHKNLKTWEDCLSFIEFAYNRTMHTTTSYSPFEIVYGFNPLTPLDLMPLPVDDRNWVWLHLRNDRFPEKRRSKLLPRGDGPFQVVERINDNAYKLDLPDEYGDDLRTNPSQEGENDANQGAGHADHTSGNGAEFPRPASKAQGFRPPRGFRPCFKIPTQRTLVNPLRPPPSGALRRGESSSHRAKQSRSHRAAPTTSSFPSRRPAGFDALLSSSSRATMEATSLRVVEPTPPVIVEPSSKEVMEPSPLDSGAVLQGGRGAYSSGYCGTALQGSREASLLGCPDLLVILEPTPPTRPEMGMPAVTLVNPSPVSEPILPNAPEVIFPLVILQLHSHSYDQHVRLLAKRRTTSSSMAAYFSKLKLRWLCSITDTSIPGNSS, from the exons agcatcaaaatgaaaataccacctttccaaggtagaactgaccctgaggtttatctagagtgggacaaaaaaatagagttggtgtttgattgccataattactctgaggagaagaaagtgaagttggcggtaattgaattcactgattatgctattatttggtgggatcaattagtgaccaataggaggaggaattatgagaggcctatagagacatggggagagttgaaagctcttatgaggcggagatttgttcctagccattactatagagacctttaccagaaattacaaaatcttacacaggggtctaggagtgtagaggattaccataaggagatggaggtggtgatgattcgggctaatgtagaggaggaccgagaggccaccatggctagatttttgagtgggttaaatagggacatagccaatgtaattgaattacaacattatgtggagatagaggacatggtgcacatggctatgaaggtggagagacaattaaagagaaaagggacagcaaggtacacttcggtttctagcactacttggaaatcaaaatgggataggaatgatccaggtgaagcaaagagaaagaccgaaccacctaagggaaaagatgagggaactagcaacaaacccaaggtagaatcccaaccttcacggaatagagatatcaaatgttttaagtgtttgggttcagggcacattgcttctcaatgtccaaataggagggtgaagattatgcgtgacaatggagaggtgatgactgagagtgaggatgatagtgatgaggtgcccgagttggatgatgctagtgatgatgatggagtggtataccctgtgacaggtgagtctcttgttgccaggcgtgctcttaatgcacacattaaggtggatgatgcagagcaacagagagagaacattttccatactagatgccatgtcaacaataaggtatgtagtatgatcattgatggagggagttgtactaatgtggctagcactactttggttgagaaattgaatttaccaaccttaaaacactctagaccatacaaattgcagtggttgaatgattgtggagaggttagggtggataaacaagtgttagttactttttctattgggaagtatcaggatgaggtgctttgtgatgttgtgcctatgcatgcgggccatattttgttggggaggccatggcagtatgataggagg gagtttgaggatgtattcccggatgagatgccaaatgagttgccacccattagaggcattgagcaccagattgattttgtgcccggggctgctattccaaaccgaccagcctataggagtaattcagaggagacaaaggagcttcagaggcaagttgaggatttgatgagcagggggtacgtgagggagagcatgagcccttgtgctgtaccagtgctactggtgccaaagaaggatgggacgtggagg tatgttgttagtacgaagggtattgaggtggatgaagagaaagtcaaggccatcaaggagtggccaacgccaaaaagcatcactgaggtaagaagctttcatggcttagcaagcttttatcggcgttttgttaaagacttcagcaccattactgcaccactcactgaggtaattaaaaagaatgttgggtttcatt gggctaatcaagagaatgcttttgccactattaaagaaaggttgtgctctgcacctgtgttagcattacctgattttaacaaagcttttgagattgaatgtgatgcctcaggaattgggattggagccgttttgatgcaagataggcgtcccatagccttcttcagtgaaaagttaagtggggcatccctgaactaccctacttatgacaaagagctttacgctcttgttcgtgcattagagacttggcagcactacctatggccaagggaatttgtgatccacaccgatcatgaatcattgaagcatctcaagggtcaaggtaagttgaataaaaggcatgctagatggatggaatacattgagacatttccctatgtcatccgttacaagcaagataaggagaacattgttgctgatgctctatcccggaggtat catgatggttatttgtttaaagaaagcaaactttgtctgccaaattgttctatgcgtgagttattggtgcgtgaggcacatggtgggggattaatgggacactttggtgtcaagaaaactttagacattttgcatgaacatttcttttggcctaagatgaagagagatgttaaccgtatttgtggaaggtgcattacatgtagaaaggccaaatctaaggttttgccacatgggttgtatacacccttacccgttcctagtgagccatgggtagacatatctatggactttgttttggggctgcctaggaccaaaaggggtagagattctatttttgtggttgtggatagattcagtaagatggcacatttcattccatgccataaaacagatgatgcaaccaacataactgacttgtttttccgggagatagtgcgactccatggtgtacctaagagtattgtttctgatagggatgttaaattccttagctacttttggaaggtgttgtgggggaaattgggtactaagctcttattttccactacttgtcatccgcagactgatggtcagactgaagtagttaataggactttaactcaacttttacgcactgttgttcataagaatttaaaaacttgggaggattgtttgtcatttatagagtttgcatataataggacgatgcatactactacttcatactctcctttcgaaattgtttatggatttaatccacttactcctttggatttgatgcctttacctgttgatgacagga attgggtttggttgCACTTAAGGAACGACCGTTTTCCAGAGAAGCGGCGTTCAAAACTCCTACCTCGGGGTGACGGGCCATTTCAAGTAGTAGAACGCATCAATGATAATGCCTACAAGCTTGACTTACCAGATGAGTATG gtgatgaTTTGAGGACAAATCCTTCTCAAGAGGGGGAGAatgatgcaaaccaaggagctggacatgctgatcatacaagtgggaatggagctgaat TTCCCCGTCCGGCCTCCAAAGCTCAAGGTTTTAGGCCCCCCAGGGGTTTCCGCCCATGTTTTAAGATTCCTACTCAGAGGACTCTCGTGAATCCTTTGCGTCCACCTCCATCGGGTGCCCTTCGTAGGGGGGAGAGCAGTTCCCACCGAGCCAAGCAGAGCAGGTCTCACCGAGCAGCTCCAACAACCAGTTCCTTTCCTTCTCGTCGA CCGGCTGGTTTTGATGCTCTTCTATCTTCATCTTCTAGGGCAACTATGGAGGCTACCTCTCTCAGAGTTGTGGAGCCAACCCCTCCGGTCATTGTGGAACCATCCTCCAAGGAGGTTATGGAACCTTCCCCTCTGGACAGCGGAGCTGTCCTCCAAGGAGGTCGTGGAGCCTACTCCTCTGGATATTGTGGAACCGCCCTCCAAGGAAGTCGTGAAGCCAGCCTTCTTGGATGTCCCGACCTCCTGGTGATCTTGGAGCCCACCCCTCCCACTAGGCCCGAGATGGGTATGCCGGCCGTCACTCTGGTGAATCCTTCTCCAGTCTCCGAGCCGATCCTCCCAAATGCTCCCGAAGTGATCTTTCCCCTGGTGATCCTCcaa CTACATTCCCACTCGTATGATCAGCATGTCCGgctccttg CCAAGAGGCGAACTACTTCTTCGTCGATGGCTGCATATTTCTCTAAATTGAAACTACGGTGGCTGTGTTCAATCACTGATACATCGATTCCGGGCAATTCATCATGA